One Oncorhynchus nerka isolate Pitt River linkage group LG5, Oner_Uvic_2.0, whole genome shotgun sequence genomic window carries:
- the LOC115129156 gene encoding mucin-22-like isoform X3, translating into METLERLRGVREQVQQEDDTFIGEVCSVPLSGKDLERQTEKELEKWRKERPASTFDPRGRCHGYRMAWARAREREEERNRKERAKGNLSIPPIRSPSLLSLSPSLLRKRWKRGSKTDTGEWEGGGREVRKVSEEAWEERSEGGDLRRGSEKDGSLVRAQGVPPPATEDREPVELREPLEHKEPSEQDRTQKTQMTPDSAGVASQQRELTSDPRVTSQGQEEEQGGFSETQASEQHSDSQSQETNHSKGSMETQEILSKQSTESARVVTEHIVTETKGEAEERKETETHAEAKTEEETVTEIQIHTEAKTEEEVVTEIQIHTEAKTEEETVTEIQIHTEAKTEEEAVTEIQIHTEAKTEEETVTEIQIHTEAKTEEETVTEIQIHTEAKTEEEMEAEVQKGQHTDKSVGTETDMGSKTETQTYVNADTETDTEADTQQEADTNLEAETDIGSLRERDKETNTETDTNKEIEARTETQSHKGAAMETHTDKKSEAERQTEVETEVEAHTETETQGENESAMHIEADIRVEADLGSQMEADTHIETEKESEIEVGTETRTEETTDIGTEETTDTGIEETTDTGTEEATDTGTERATDTGTEETTDTGIEETTDTGIEETTDTGIEETTDTGIEEATDTGTEEATDTGIEEATDTGTEEATDTGTEETTDTNTGTEEATDTGTEEATDTGTEETTDTNTGTEEATDTGTEEATDTGTEETTDTGTEETTDTGTEEATDTGTEETTDTGTEEATDTGTEETTDTGTEETTDTGTEETTDTGIEETTGTGTEETTDTGTEETTDTGIEETTDTGIEETTDTGTEETTGTGTEETTDTGIEETTDTGIEETTDTGIEETTGTGTEETTDTGIEETTDTGIEETTGTGTEEATDTGIEETTDTGIEETTDTGIEETTGTGTEETTDTGIEETTDTGIEETTGTGTEETTDTNTGTEEATDTGTEETTDTNTGTEEATDTNTGIEETTDTSTGIEAVIASPNEIWTHTETASKIEVQYTEPSRITPANQSQVSPELTSGQDQTGQDQKIPEEPQGPVTIHPEENQETQNVRESEGEKEEEALTFPSQEASTDILPPSHQGESLKADLPLIPGNPKSQSKSEKSESPPPADSKAGSGNPVSTHADVSSQRTQARDGPLATTSGDFRHCKSSSSRKLTQRLSDDLFTDPNQSQPTFTHSNQSNAGLIQFDQPQPNTTAPIQVPKHPESPRHVTGSIPGTVPPQTVSKPGRGPTDTPRRFGLFRRLKGEQPKQGREKGEPKVPVPKILIQDFSDGTGEGRTVRGEEEEELSSRERRRRRREQERREKEEEKLRKKREKEMEKEEKERKRERRKPQTRGKSFQVQHSNVPLPGNSGSQTFGSKRNSTPSI; encoded by the exons ATGGAGACTCTAGAGAGGCTGAGGGGTGTGAGGGAGCAGGTGCAGCAGGAGGACGATACCTTCATCGGAGAG GTGTGTTCTGTCCCTCTTTCGGGTAAGGATCTGGAGAGGCAGACGGAGAAAGAGCTGGAGAAGTGGAGGAAGGAGCGGCCTGCCTCCACTTTTGATCCCCGGGGTCGTTGCCACGGATATCGGATGGCGTGGGCGAGGGctcgagagagggaggaggagaggaacaggaaggaGAGGGCGAAAGGAAACCTGTCCATCCCACCGATTCGctcgccctccctcctctctctgtctccctcgctcctccgcaagaggtggaagagagggagcaaAACAGACACAGGGGAGTGGGAGGGGGGAggcagagaggtgaggaaggtttCAGAGGAGGCGTGGGAGGAGAGAAGCGAGGGAGGGGAtctgaggagaggaagtgagaagGATGGTAGTCTAGTGAGGGCTCAGGGTGTTCCACCTCCTGCTACAGAGGACAGGGAACCAGTGGAACTGAGAGAACCGTTAGAACACAAAGAACcatcagaacaggacagaacccaaaAGACCCAGATGACCCCAGATTCAGCCGGAGTAGCGTCCCAGCAGCGTGAGCTCACCTCTGACCCTCGCGTCACCTCACAGggccaggaggaggagcagggtggtTTCAGCGAGACACAGGCCTCTGAGCAGCACAGCGACAGCCAGTCACAGGAAACTAACCACAGTAAAGGCTCCATGGAAACACAGGAAATACTGAGCAAACAGTCAACAGAGAGTGCACGTGTCGTCACAGAGCACATAGTGACAGAGACAAAGGGTGAGGCAGAGGAACgcaaggagacagagacacatgcaGAAGCCAAGACAGAGGAGGAAACAGTGACAGAGATCCAGATTCACACAGAAGCCAAGACAGAGGAGGAAGTAGTGACAGAGATCCAGATTCACACAGAAGCCAAGACAGAGGAGGAAACAGTGACAGAGATCCAGATTCACACAGAAGCCAAGACAGAGGAGGAAGCAGTGACCGAGATCCAGATTCACACAGAAGCCAAGACAGAGGAGGAAACAGTGACAGAGATCCAGATTCACACAGAAGCCAAGACAGAGGAGGAAACAGTGACAGAGATCCAGATTCACACAGAAGCCAAGACAGAGGAGGAAATGGAGGCTGAGGTACAGAAAGGACAACACACAGATAAAAGTGTAGGAACAGAGACAGATATGGGGTCAAAAACAGAGACTCAAACATATGTTAATgcagacactgagacagacactgAGGCCGACACGCAACAAGAGGCAGATACAAACTTAGAGGCAGAAACAGACATTGgttcactgagagagagagacaaagagacgaACACAGAGACTGATACCAACAAGGAGATAGAGGCACGTACAGAGACACAGTCACACAAAGGGGCAGCAATGGAGACACACACGGACAAAAAATCTGaggcagagagacaaacagaggtagAAACTGAGGTAGAggcacatacagaaacagagacacagggagaaaATGAGTCAGCGATGCACATAGAGGCAGACATAAGAGTAGAGGCAGACTTGGGGTCACAGATGGAGGCTGatacacacatagagacagagaaagagtcagagatagaggtagggacagagacgCGCACAGAGGAAACTACTGACATAGGGACAGAGGAAACTACTGACACAGGGATAGAGGAAACCActgacacagggacagaggaagccactgacacagggacagagagagccactgacacagggacagaggaaaCCACTGACACAGGGATAGAGGAAACCACTGACACGGGGATAGAGGAAACCACTGACACAGGGATAGAGGAAACCACTGACACGGGGATAGAGGAAGCCActgacacagggacagaggaagCCACTGACACGGGGATAGAGGAAGCCActgacacagggacagaggaagccactgacacagggacagaggaaaCTACTGACACaaacacagggacagaggaagccactgacacagggacagaggaagccactgacacagggacagaggaaaCTACTGACACaaacacagggacagaggaagccactgacacagggacagaggaagccactgacacagggacagaggaaactactgacacagggacagaggaaactactgacacagggacagaggaagccactgacacagggacagaggaaaccactgacacagggacagaggaagccactgacacagggacagaggaaactactgacacagggacagaggaaaccactgacacagggacagaggaaaCCACTGACACAGGGATAGAGGAAACCACTGGCACAGGGACAGAGGAAACCActgacacagggacagaggaaaCCACTGACACAGGGATAGAGGAAACCACTGACACAGGGATAGAGGAAACCActgacacagggacagaggaaaCCACTGGCACAGGGACAGAGGAAACCACTGACACGGGGATAGAGGAAACCACTGACACAGGGATAGAGGAAACCACTGACACAGGGATAGAGGAAACCACTGGCACAGGGACAGAGGAAACCACTGACACGGGGATAGAGGAAACCACTGACACAGGGATAGAGGAAACCACTGGCACAGGGACAGAGGAAGCCACTGACACAGGGATAGAGGAAACCACTGACACAGGGATAGAGGAAACCACTGACACAGGGATAGAGGAAACCACTGGCACAGGGACAGAGGAAACCACTGACACGGGGATAGAGGAAACCACTGACACAGGGATAGAGGAAACCACTGGCACAGGGACAGAGGAAACCACTGACACAAACACCGGGACAGAGGAAGCCActgacacagggacagaggaaaccactgacacaaacacagggacagaggaaGCCACTGACACAAACACAGGGATAGAGGAAACCACTGACACAAGCACAGGGATAGAGGCGGTCATAGCGTCCCCAAATGAAATttggacacacacagagacagcatCAAAGATAGAGGTACAATACACAGAGCCCTCTAGGATAACACCAGCCAATCAGAGCCAGGTTTCTCCAGAGTTGACCTCAGGCCAAGACCAAACAGGCCAAGACCAGAAGATTCCTGAAGAACCCCAGGGTCCAGTCACCATCCATCCAGAGGAGAATCAGGAGACCCAGAACgtcagagagagtgaaggagagaaagaagaggaagcATTAACATTTCCCTCTCAGGAAGCCTCAACTGACATTCTTCCACCATCACATCAGGGGGAATCACTGAAAGCTGACCTCCCTCTCATACCTGGCAACCCAAAGTCTCAAAGTAAGAGTGAAAAGAGCGAGTCTCCACCTCCTGCAGACTCAAAGGCTGGATCTGGCAACCCAGTATCCACACACGCGGACGTCTCCTCCCAAAGGACTCAGGCCCGTGATGGACCTTTGGCAACCACTTCCGGAGACTTCCGGCACTGCAAGTCCTCCAGCTCACGGAAGCTCACTCAGAGGCTCTCTGATGATCTCTTCACCGACCCCAACCAATCACAACCCACTTTCACACACTCTAACCAATCAAATGCAGGCCTCATTCAGTTCGACCAACCACAACCTAACACCACAGCTCCAATTCAGGTACCAAAACACCCAGAATCACCACGACATGTCACAGGGAGCATCCCAGGCACTGTCCCACCTCAGACTGTGTCCAAACCAGGCAGAGGACCAACCGACACCCCCAGGCGATTTGGTCTCTTCCGCAGGCTCAAAGGGGAGCAGCCCAAACAGGGCAGGGAGAAAGGGGAACCTAAAGTCCCTGTCCCCAAAATCCTGATCCAGGACTTTAGTGACGGGACAGGTGAGGGGCGCACGGtcaggggggaggaagaggaggagctgagctccagagagaggaggaggagacggagggaacaggagaggagggagaaagaggaggagaagttacggaagaagagggagaaggagatggaaaaagaggagaaagagagaaagagggagaggaggaagcctCAGACGAGAGGGAAGAGTTTTCAGGTGCAACACAGCAATGTCCCCCTCCCCGGCAACAGCGGCTCACAGACATTTGGTTCCAAAAGAAACTCTACTCCGTCTATTTAG